In one Streptomyces sp. NBC_00597 genomic region, the following are encoded:
- a CDS encoding SUKH-3 domain-containing protein, translating into MSTSSASYDRSSATRFPTAVDTALRTAGWEPGRWDIKQAEFWADALRDHTTPAGHRHTVFPAAVEAWAEFGGLTVTAAGPGRQTAPVPVRLDPLTGLHLARTFADLGRALSTQLCPLGVDSDGGSHLAIDREGRVYGIDHTGDWYLGAGVDEALTLLLTGLQPTRLTTAP; encoded by the coding sequence TCCTCAGCCTCCTACGACCGCTCCTCGGCCACCCGCTTCCCCACCGCCGTGGACACCGCCCTGCGCACCGCCGGCTGGGAGCCCGGCCGCTGGGACATCAAGCAGGCGGAGTTCTGGGCCGACGCCCTCCGGGACCACACCACCCCCGCCGGCCACCGGCACACCGTCTTCCCCGCGGCCGTCGAAGCCTGGGCCGAGTTCGGCGGGCTCACCGTCACCGCCGCCGGGCCCGGCCGCCAGACCGCACCGGTCCCGGTCCGCCTCGACCCCCTCACCGGCCTCCACCTGGCCCGCACCTTCGCCGACCTCGGCCGCGCCCTCTCCACCCAGCTGTGCCCGCTCGGCGTCGACTCCGACGGCGGTTCGCACCTCGCCATCGACCGCGAAGGCCGCGTCTACGGCATCGACCACACCGGCGACTGGTACCTCGGCGCAGGCGTGGACGAAGCCCTGACCCTCCTGCTGACGGGCCTCCAACCCACCCGCCTCACCACGGCTCCCTGA